A stretch of Prunus dulcis chromosome 6, ALMONDv2, whole genome shotgun sequence DNA encodes these proteins:
- the LOC117631900 gene encoding probable NOT transcription complex subunit VIP2 isoform X2 codes for MSGLLNSSLNGSGSNLPDSSGRFATSFSGQSGAASPVFHHTGTIQGFNNIHGSFNVPNMQGTLTSRNSTLNNVPSGGVQQPTGSLSGGRFTSNNLPVALSQLSHGSSHGHSGVTNRGGISVVGNPGFSSSTNGIGGSIPGILPTSAAIGNRNAVPGLGVSPILGNAGPRITSSMGNMVGGGNIGRSISSGGGLSVPGLASRLNLSANSGSGSLTVQGQNRLMSSVLPQGSPQVISMLGNSYPNAGGPLSQSHVQVNNLSSMGMLNDVNSNDSSPFDINDFPQLTSRPSSAGGPQGQLGLGVSPIVQQNQEFSIQNEDFPALPGFKGGNAEYGMDIHQKEQLHDNTVSMMQSQHFSMGRSTGFNLGGTYSSHRPQQQQQHAPSVSSSGVSFSQVNNQDLLHLHGSDIFPSSHSTYHSQTSGPPGIGLRPLNSANTVSGMGSYDQLIQQYQQHQNQSQFRLQQMSAVNQSFRDQGMKSMQTAQSAPDPFGLLGLLSVIRMSDPDLTSLALGIDLTTLGLNLNSTENLHKTFGSPWSDEPAKGDPEFSVPQCYYAKQPPALHQGYFSKFSVETLFYIFYSMPKDEAQLYAANELNNRGWFYHKEHRLWFIRVPNMEPLVKTNTYERGSYHCFDPNTFETIRKDNFVLQYEALEKRPVLPQH; via the exons ATGTCGGGGTTACTTAAT TCTTCTCTAAACGGATCAGGCTCAAATCTTCCAGACAGTAGTGGGCGATTTGCCACATCTTTCTCTGGTCAGTCTGGTGCCGCTTCTCCTGTTTTTCATCACACAG GAACTATTCAGGGATTCAATAACATTCATGGAAGCTTCAATGTTCCCAACATGCAAGGTACATTAACATCAAGAAACTCAACGTTAAATAATGTTCCTTCTGGTGGAGTCCAACAACCAACTGGAAGCCTTTCTGGTGGACGGTTCACATCAAATAATCTTCCTGTTGCTTTGTCTCAG TTATCTCATGGAAGCTCCCATGGACATTCGGGAGTCACTAATAGAGGAGGTATAAGTGTAGTAGGAAACCCTGGATTTAGTAGTAGCACAAATGGAATTGGCGGTTCTATTCCTGGGATTCTCCCTACATCTGCTGCAATTGGTAACCGGAATGCTGTTCCAGGATTGGGTGTCTCCCCAATTTTGGGAAATGCAGGTCCTCGGATTACGAGTTCTATGGGAAACATGGTTGGTGGGGGCAACATTGGGAGGAGTATCAGCTCTGGTGGAGGCTTGTCAGTGCCTGGTCTCGCTTCTCGTCTAAATTTAAGTGCAAATAGTGGATCTGGAAGTTTAACCGTCCAAGGGCAGAATCGCTTGATGAGTAGTGTGCTACCACAAG GGTCTCCACAGGTAATTTCGATGCTAGGAAATTCCTATCCTAATGCTGGAGGTCCACTTTCTCAAAGCCACGTACAAGTGAATAATTTGAGCTCTATGGGAATGTTGAATGATGTGAATTCTAATGACAGTTCTCCTTTTGACATCAATGATTTCCCTCAATTAACAAGTCGTCCTAGTTCTGCAGGAGGGCCTCAAGGGCAATTGG GTCTTGGTGTTAGTCCTATTGTTCAACAGAATCAAGAGTTCAGCATCCAAAATGAAGATTTTCCAGCTTTGCCGGGATTTAAAG GTGGTAATGCTGAATATGGGATGGATATTCACCAGAAAGAGCAACTTCATGACAATACTGTGTCGATGATGCAATCTCAGCACTTCTCA ATGGGAAGGTCCACTGGATTTAACTTGGGGGGGACTTATTCTTCTCATCGTCCccaacagcaacaacaacatgCTCCATCAGTCAGCAGTAGTGGTGTCTCCTTTTCGCAAGTAAACAATCAGGATCTTCTCCATTTGCATGGTTCAGACATATTCCCATCATCACATTCAACCTATCACTCACAG ACTAGTGGACCTCCTGGAATTGGATTAAGACCTCTAAATTCTGCAAATACAGTTTCTGGTATGGGTTCGTATGACCAGCTTATCCAGCAGTATCAACAACACCAAAATCAATCCCAGTTTCGCCTGCAGCAGATGTCAGCTGTCAATCAATCTTTTAGAGATCAGGGAATGAAATCAATGCAGACAGCGCAATCAGCTCCAGACCCATTTGGTTTGCTTGGGTTGTTAAGTGTGATAAGGATGAGTGATCCTGATCTAACATCCCTTGCACTTGGGATTGATTTGACTACGCTTGGGTTAAACTTGAATTCAACAGAAAATCTACACAAGACTTTTGGTTCTCCATGGTCTGACGAGCCAGCTAAGGGTGATCCAGAGTTTAGTGTTCCACAATGTTATTATGCTAAACAACCGCCTGCACTACAT CAAGGGTATTTTTCAAAGTTTTCCGTGGAAACGTTGTTTTATATCTTTTACAG CATGCCCAAAGATGAAGCGCAACTATATGCTGCCAATGAACT CAATAATAGAGGCTGGTTTTATCACAAGGAGCATCGTCTATGGTTCATAAGGGTCCCCAACATGGAGCCACTCGTCAAGACAAACACGTATGAGAGAGGATCTTATCACTGCTTTGATCCTAACACATTTGAAACGATCCGAAAG GATAATTTTGTCTTGCAGTACGAGGCGTTGGAGAAGAGACCAGTCTTACCGCAGCATTGA
- the LOC117631900 gene encoding probable NOT transcription complex subunit VIP2 isoform X1, whose translation MSGLLNSSLNGSGSNLPDSSGRFATSFSGQSGAASPVFHHTGTIQGFNNIHGSFNVPNMQGTLTSRNSTLNNVPSGGVQQPTGSLSGGRFTSNNLPVALSQLSHGSSHGHSGVTNRGGISVVGNPGFSSSTNGIGGSIPGILPTSAAIGNRNAVPGLGVSPILGNAGPRITSSMGNMVGGGNIGRSISSGGGLSVPGLASRLNLSANSGSGSLTVQGQNRLMSSVLPQGSPQVISMLGNSYPNAGGPLSQSHVQVNNLSSMGMLNDVNSNDSSPFDINDFPQLTSRPSSAGGPQGQLGSLRKQGLGVSPIVQQNQEFSIQNEDFPALPGFKGGNAEYGMDIHQKEQLHDNTVSMMQSQHFSMGRSTGFNLGGTYSSHRPQQQQQHAPSVSSSGVSFSQVNNQDLLHLHGSDIFPSSHSTYHSQTSGPPGIGLRPLNSANTVSGMGSYDQLIQQYQQHQNQSQFRLQQMSAVNQSFRDQGMKSMQTAQSAPDPFGLLGLLSVIRMSDPDLTSLALGIDLTTLGLNLNSTENLHKTFGSPWSDEPAKGDPEFSVPQCYYAKQPPALHQGYFSKFSVETLFYIFYSMPKDEAQLYAANELNNRGWFYHKEHRLWFIRVPNMEPLVKTNTYERGSYHCFDPNTFETIRKDNFVLQYEALEKRPVLPQH comes from the exons ATGTCGGGGTTACTTAAT TCTTCTCTAAACGGATCAGGCTCAAATCTTCCAGACAGTAGTGGGCGATTTGCCACATCTTTCTCTGGTCAGTCTGGTGCCGCTTCTCCTGTTTTTCATCACACAG GAACTATTCAGGGATTCAATAACATTCATGGAAGCTTCAATGTTCCCAACATGCAAGGTACATTAACATCAAGAAACTCAACGTTAAATAATGTTCCTTCTGGTGGAGTCCAACAACCAACTGGAAGCCTTTCTGGTGGACGGTTCACATCAAATAATCTTCCTGTTGCTTTGTCTCAG TTATCTCATGGAAGCTCCCATGGACATTCGGGAGTCACTAATAGAGGAGGTATAAGTGTAGTAGGAAACCCTGGATTTAGTAGTAGCACAAATGGAATTGGCGGTTCTATTCCTGGGATTCTCCCTACATCTGCTGCAATTGGTAACCGGAATGCTGTTCCAGGATTGGGTGTCTCCCCAATTTTGGGAAATGCAGGTCCTCGGATTACGAGTTCTATGGGAAACATGGTTGGTGGGGGCAACATTGGGAGGAGTATCAGCTCTGGTGGAGGCTTGTCAGTGCCTGGTCTCGCTTCTCGTCTAAATTTAAGTGCAAATAGTGGATCTGGAAGTTTAACCGTCCAAGGGCAGAATCGCTTGATGAGTAGTGTGCTACCACAAG GGTCTCCACAGGTAATTTCGATGCTAGGAAATTCCTATCCTAATGCTGGAGGTCCACTTTCTCAAAGCCACGTACAAGTGAATAATTTGAGCTCTATGGGAATGTTGAATGATGTGAATTCTAATGACAGTTCTCCTTTTGACATCAATGATTTCCCTCAATTAACAAGTCGTCCTAGTTCTGCAGGAGGGCCTCAAGGGCAATTGG GTTCACTGCGAAAACAAGGTCTTGGTGTTAGTCCTATTGTTCAACAGAATCAAGAGTTCAGCATCCAAAATGAAGATTTTCCAGCTTTGCCGGGATTTAAAG GTGGTAATGCTGAATATGGGATGGATATTCACCAGAAAGAGCAACTTCATGACAATACTGTGTCGATGATGCAATCTCAGCACTTCTCA ATGGGAAGGTCCACTGGATTTAACTTGGGGGGGACTTATTCTTCTCATCGTCCccaacagcaacaacaacatgCTCCATCAGTCAGCAGTAGTGGTGTCTCCTTTTCGCAAGTAAACAATCAGGATCTTCTCCATTTGCATGGTTCAGACATATTCCCATCATCACATTCAACCTATCACTCACAG ACTAGTGGACCTCCTGGAATTGGATTAAGACCTCTAAATTCTGCAAATACAGTTTCTGGTATGGGTTCGTATGACCAGCTTATCCAGCAGTATCAACAACACCAAAATCAATCCCAGTTTCGCCTGCAGCAGATGTCAGCTGTCAATCAATCTTTTAGAGATCAGGGAATGAAATCAATGCAGACAGCGCAATCAGCTCCAGACCCATTTGGTTTGCTTGGGTTGTTAAGTGTGATAAGGATGAGTGATCCTGATCTAACATCCCTTGCACTTGGGATTGATTTGACTACGCTTGGGTTAAACTTGAATTCAACAGAAAATCTACACAAGACTTTTGGTTCTCCATGGTCTGACGAGCCAGCTAAGGGTGATCCAGAGTTTAGTGTTCCACAATGTTATTATGCTAAACAACCGCCTGCACTACAT CAAGGGTATTTTTCAAAGTTTTCCGTGGAAACGTTGTTTTATATCTTTTACAG CATGCCCAAAGATGAAGCGCAACTATATGCTGCCAATGAACT CAATAATAGAGGCTGGTTTTATCACAAGGAGCATCGTCTATGGTTCATAAGGGTCCCCAACATGGAGCCACTCGTCAAGACAAACACGTATGAGAGAGGATCTTATCACTGCTTTGATCCTAACACATTTGAAACGATCCGAAAG GATAATTTTGTCTTGCAGTACGAGGCGTTGGAGAAGAGACCAGTCTTACCGCAGCATTGA
- the LOC117631900 gene encoding probable NOT transcription complex subunit VIP2 isoform X3, translating into MQGTLTSRNSTLNNVPSGGVQQPTGSLSGGRFTSNNLPVALSQLSHGSSHGHSGVTNRGGISVVGNPGFSSSTNGIGGSIPGILPTSAAIGNRNAVPGLGVSPILGNAGPRITSSMGNMVGGGNIGRSISSGGGLSVPGLASRLNLSANSGSGSLTVQGQNRLMSSVLPQGSPQVISMLGNSYPNAGGPLSQSHVQVNNLSSMGMLNDVNSNDSSPFDINDFPQLTSRPSSAGGPQGQLGSLRKQGLGVSPIVQQNQEFSIQNEDFPALPGFKGGNAEYGMDIHQKEQLHDNTVSMMQSQHFSMGRSTGFNLGGTYSSHRPQQQQQHAPSVSSSGVSFSQVNNQDLLHLHGSDIFPSSHSTYHSQTSGPPGIGLRPLNSANTVSGMGSYDQLIQQYQQHQNQSQFRLQQMSAVNQSFRDQGMKSMQTAQSAPDPFGLLGLLSVIRMSDPDLTSLALGIDLTTLGLNLNSTENLHKTFGSPWSDEPAKGDPEFSVPQCYYAKQPPALHQGYFSKFSVETLFYIFYSMPKDEAQLYAANELNNRGWFYHKEHRLWFIRVPNMEPLVKTNTYERGSYHCFDPNTFETIRKDNFVLQYEALEKRPVLPQH; encoded by the exons ATGCAAGGTACATTAACATCAAGAAACTCAACGTTAAATAATGTTCCTTCTGGTGGAGTCCAACAACCAACTGGAAGCCTTTCTGGTGGACGGTTCACATCAAATAATCTTCCTGTTGCTTTGTCTCAG TTATCTCATGGAAGCTCCCATGGACATTCGGGAGTCACTAATAGAGGAGGTATAAGTGTAGTAGGAAACCCTGGATTTAGTAGTAGCACAAATGGAATTGGCGGTTCTATTCCTGGGATTCTCCCTACATCTGCTGCAATTGGTAACCGGAATGCTGTTCCAGGATTGGGTGTCTCCCCAATTTTGGGAAATGCAGGTCCTCGGATTACGAGTTCTATGGGAAACATGGTTGGTGGGGGCAACATTGGGAGGAGTATCAGCTCTGGTGGAGGCTTGTCAGTGCCTGGTCTCGCTTCTCGTCTAAATTTAAGTGCAAATAGTGGATCTGGAAGTTTAACCGTCCAAGGGCAGAATCGCTTGATGAGTAGTGTGCTACCACAAG GGTCTCCACAGGTAATTTCGATGCTAGGAAATTCCTATCCTAATGCTGGAGGTCCACTTTCTCAAAGCCACGTACAAGTGAATAATTTGAGCTCTATGGGAATGTTGAATGATGTGAATTCTAATGACAGTTCTCCTTTTGACATCAATGATTTCCCTCAATTAACAAGTCGTCCTAGTTCTGCAGGAGGGCCTCAAGGGCAATTGG GTTCACTGCGAAAACAAGGTCTTGGTGTTAGTCCTATTGTTCAACAGAATCAAGAGTTCAGCATCCAAAATGAAGATTTTCCAGCTTTGCCGGGATTTAAAG GTGGTAATGCTGAATATGGGATGGATATTCACCAGAAAGAGCAACTTCATGACAATACTGTGTCGATGATGCAATCTCAGCACTTCTCA ATGGGAAGGTCCACTGGATTTAACTTGGGGGGGACTTATTCTTCTCATCGTCCccaacagcaacaacaacatgCTCCATCAGTCAGCAGTAGTGGTGTCTCCTTTTCGCAAGTAAACAATCAGGATCTTCTCCATTTGCATGGTTCAGACATATTCCCATCATCACATTCAACCTATCACTCACAG ACTAGTGGACCTCCTGGAATTGGATTAAGACCTCTAAATTCTGCAAATACAGTTTCTGGTATGGGTTCGTATGACCAGCTTATCCAGCAGTATCAACAACACCAAAATCAATCCCAGTTTCGCCTGCAGCAGATGTCAGCTGTCAATCAATCTTTTAGAGATCAGGGAATGAAATCAATGCAGACAGCGCAATCAGCTCCAGACCCATTTGGTTTGCTTGGGTTGTTAAGTGTGATAAGGATGAGTGATCCTGATCTAACATCCCTTGCACTTGGGATTGATTTGACTACGCTTGGGTTAAACTTGAATTCAACAGAAAATCTACACAAGACTTTTGGTTCTCCATGGTCTGACGAGCCAGCTAAGGGTGATCCAGAGTTTAGTGTTCCACAATGTTATTATGCTAAACAACCGCCTGCACTACAT CAAGGGTATTTTTCAAAGTTTTCCGTGGAAACGTTGTTTTATATCTTTTACAG CATGCCCAAAGATGAAGCGCAACTATATGCTGCCAATGAACT CAATAATAGAGGCTGGTTTTATCACAAGGAGCATCGTCTATGGTTCATAAGGGTCCCCAACATGGAGCCACTCGTCAAGACAAACACGTATGAGAGAGGATCTTATCACTGCTTTGATCCTAACACATTTGAAACGATCCGAAAG GATAATTTTGTCTTGCAGTACGAGGCGTTGGAGAAGAGACCAGTCTTACCGCAGCATTGA
- the LOC117631900 gene encoding probable NOT transcription complex subunit VIP2 isoform X4, translated as MSGLLNSSLNGSGSNLPDSSGRFATSFSGQSGAASPVFHHTGTIQGFNNIHGSFNVPNMQGTLTSRNSTLNNVPSGGVQQPTGSLSGGRFTSNNLPVALSQLSHGSSHGHSGVTNRGGISVVGNPGFSSSTNGIGGSIPGILPTSAAIGNRNAVPGLGVSPILGNAGPRITSSMGNMVGGGNIGRSISSGGGLSVPGLASRLNLSANSGSGSLTVQGQNRLMSSVLPQGSPQVISMLGNSYPNAGGPLSQSHVQVNNLSSMGMLNDVNSNDSSPFDINDFPQLTSRPSSAGGPQGQLGSLRKQGLGVSPIVQQNQEFSIQNEDFPALPGFKGGNAEYGMDIHQKEQLHDNTVSMMQSQHFSMGRSTGFNLGGTYSSHRPQQQQQHAPSVSSSGVSFSQVNNQDLLHLHGSDIFPSSHSTYHSQTSGPPGIGLRPLNSANTVSGMGSYDQLIQQYQQHQNQSQFRLQQMSAVNQSFRDQGMKSMQTAQSAPDPFGLLGLLSVIRMSDPDLTSLALGIDLTTLGLNLNSTENLHKTFGSPWSDEPAKGDPEFSVPQCYYAKQPPALHHAQR; from the exons ATGTCGGGGTTACTTAAT TCTTCTCTAAACGGATCAGGCTCAAATCTTCCAGACAGTAGTGGGCGATTTGCCACATCTTTCTCTGGTCAGTCTGGTGCCGCTTCTCCTGTTTTTCATCACACAG GAACTATTCAGGGATTCAATAACATTCATGGAAGCTTCAATGTTCCCAACATGCAAGGTACATTAACATCAAGAAACTCAACGTTAAATAATGTTCCTTCTGGTGGAGTCCAACAACCAACTGGAAGCCTTTCTGGTGGACGGTTCACATCAAATAATCTTCCTGTTGCTTTGTCTCAG TTATCTCATGGAAGCTCCCATGGACATTCGGGAGTCACTAATAGAGGAGGTATAAGTGTAGTAGGAAACCCTGGATTTAGTAGTAGCACAAATGGAATTGGCGGTTCTATTCCTGGGATTCTCCCTACATCTGCTGCAATTGGTAACCGGAATGCTGTTCCAGGATTGGGTGTCTCCCCAATTTTGGGAAATGCAGGTCCTCGGATTACGAGTTCTATGGGAAACATGGTTGGTGGGGGCAACATTGGGAGGAGTATCAGCTCTGGTGGAGGCTTGTCAGTGCCTGGTCTCGCTTCTCGTCTAAATTTAAGTGCAAATAGTGGATCTGGAAGTTTAACCGTCCAAGGGCAGAATCGCTTGATGAGTAGTGTGCTACCACAAG GGTCTCCACAGGTAATTTCGATGCTAGGAAATTCCTATCCTAATGCTGGAGGTCCACTTTCTCAAAGCCACGTACAAGTGAATAATTTGAGCTCTATGGGAATGTTGAATGATGTGAATTCTAATGACAGTTCTCCTTTTGACATCAATGATTTCCCTCAATTAACAAGTCGTCCTAGTTCTGCAGGAGGGCCTCAAGGGCAATTGG GTTCACTGCGAAAACAAGGTCTTGGTGTTAGTCCTATTGTTCAACAGAATCAAGAGTTCAGCATCCAAAATGAAGATTTTCCAGCTTTGCCGGGATTTAAAG GTGGTAATGCTGAATATGGGATGGATATTCACCAGAAAGAGCAACTTCATGACAATACTGTGTCGATGATGCAATCTCAGCACTTCTCA ATGGGAAGGTCCACTGGATTTAACTTGGGGGGGACTTATTCTTCTCATCGTCCccaacagcaacaacaacatgCTCCATCAGTCAGCAGTAGTGGTGTCTCCTTTTCGCAAGTAAACAATCAGGATCTTCTCCATTTGCATGGTTCAGACATATTCCCATCATCACATTCAACCTATCACTCACAG ACTAGTGGACCTCCTGGAATTGGATTAAGACCTCTAAATTCTGCAAATACAGTTTCTGGTATGGGTTCGTATGACCAGCTTATCCAGCAGTATCAACAACACCAAAATCAATCCCAGTTTCGCCTGCAGCAGATGTCAGCTGTCAATCAATCTTTTAGAGATCAGGGAATGAAATCAATGCAGACAGCGCAATCAGCTCCAGACCCATTTGGTTTGCTTGGGTTGTTAAGTGTGATAAGGATGAGTGATCCTGATCTAACATCCCTTGCACTTGGGATTGATTTGACTACGCTTGGGTTAAACTTGAATTCAACAGAAAATCTACACAAGACTTTTGGTTCTCCATGGTCTGACGAGCCAGCTAAGGGTGATCCAGAGTTTAGTGTTCCACAATGTTATTATGCTAAACAACCGCCTGCACTACAT CATGCCCAAAGATGA